A window of the Butyricimonas faecalis genome harbors these coding sequences:
- a CDS encoding WD40 repeat domain-containing protein, with translation MVKKIALIVFGIVLLGGIGFALWWVSERERTVDVPKESFIPYNSAVVINVNANANLSPKIATAFDREIKAFRKSMLFRVVDTLKQMSQVDTSSYVMAIRVEGKQSIRFLYVLNRSGLFSRGDAHAFLQKMFAGEPVKERKYNNQKIYLVSRGKDEMCYAAVGGMVLVSNSELYVEDAVNQLGNSGENEKDGVPRFKNVNRYFSAGAGLNVFLNTTCFSDLLPLLLQKDFIAKQTNIAKWFKWGALDGDIKSNGISFNGFVHCDGLKAAFPIAFKGQVPQDSKLDAVMPADVKCVSILALSDVKNYLSSLESYRYGAGQIENVRKRKQEFARLFGDKLDEEWQALLKGEWGKGTLFYDAERKQEEGIVVVHVKAGSLAKGLLEKMLKSYASKSGISEASLYRSFALDKDKKVCYFKMPIPDFVGVMWGYVLGGIATNYVLVEDNYVVFASSEKGIHSFASHYMHRLSVRDQEWYQKVRTKLSSKFNWMYLSEMVSMLPYYEQVTKGGLRELLMRNEEEMEVFSSLGLQWGCESNMLYHTLFLSTEEVEQKQAQIMWQTRLDARMSMKPAIVVNHNTGERELFVQDEGNTIYLINDVGRILWKLPIEGKINSEVYQVDIFKNGKLQYLFSTPSHLYLIDRNGNYLPRFPLAFNSPCERGISVADYENNKNYRVFAPGADHRVYLYEVSGNFVKGWDVPKSDNDIVSKIYHFRVEGKDYLVYADRYRLYILDRKGKERVKVSTLLNLSANTSLYLTKQNGQMKIVFTDANGEIILVNFRGQVEQIKGEEMIGGGMFNVEDVNNDGQSEFIYALKNRVLVMDNKGKLLFEKHWEGSELDFPYVYRFSTRDSRIGMMDGKGGRLFLLDMKDVSKGFPIRGNSPFSIAFGGKGSAGFYLFAGSDGTHLLKYRVLR, from the coding sequence GTGGTGAAAAAAATTGCATTAATCGTTTTTGGGATTGTTCTTCTCGGAGGAATAGGATTTGCGCTATGGTGGGTGAGCGAGCGGGAGCGGACGGTTGATGTCCCGAAGGAATCGTTTATTCCCTATAATTCTGCTGTCGTGATTAATGTGAATGCAAATGCGAATTTATCTCCGAAGATTGCAACCGCTTTTGACCGGGAAATTAAAGCATTTCGGAAGAGTATGTTATTTCGGGTAGTAGATACGTTGAAACAGATGTCTCAAGTAGATACTTCCTCTTATGTGATGGCGATTCGGGTGGAGGGAAAACAATCGATTCGTTTTTTGTATGTGTTAAACCGGAGCGGATTGTTTTCTAGGGGGGATGCGCATGCTTTTTTACAAAAGATGTTTGCCGGAGAGCCGGTGAAAGAGCGAAAATATAATAACCAGAAAATATATTTGGTAAGTCGGGGAAAAGATGAAATGTGTTATGCTGCCGTTGGTGGTATGGTGTTGGTCTCTAATTCTGAACTATATGTGGAAGATGCCGTAAACCAATTAGGCAATTCCGGTGAGAACGAAAAAGACGGGGTCCCCCGTTTTAAAAATGTGAATCGTTACTTCTCTGCAGGTGCTGGTTTGAATGTGTTTTTGAACACGACTTGTTTTTCCGATTTACTTCCGTTATTATTACAAAAAGATTTTATTGCTAAACAGACGAATATAGCCAAATGGTTTAAGTGGGGGGCGTTAGATGGTGATATAAAGTCGAATGGGATCAGTTTTAATGGTTTTGTACATTGTGACGGGTTGAAAGCTGCGTTTCCTATCGCGTTTAAGGGACAAGTTCCCCAGGATTCCAAACTGGACGCGGTGATGCCTGCCGACGTGAAGTGTGTTAGTATTCTGGCCCTGAGTGATGTGAAAAATTACTTGTCTTCTCTTGAGAGTTATCGTTACGGGGCAGGACAGATTGAGAATGTCCGGAAACGGAAACAGGAGTTTGCTCGTCTTTTTGGGGATAAGCTAGATGAGGAGTGGCAGGCTTTGTTGAAAGGAGAATGGGGAAAAGGAACACTTTTTTATGATGCGGAGCGGAAACAAGAAGAGGGTATCGTGGTGGTTCACGTGAAAGCCGGAAGTTTGGCTAAAGGTTTGTTAGAAAAAATGTTGAAGTCGTATGCCTCGAAATCAGGGATTTCTGAAGCTTCGTTATATCGTTCATTTGCCTTGGATAAAGATAAGAAAGTGTGTTACTTTAAGATGCCCATTCCCGATTTCGTCGGGGTGATGTGGGGATATGTGTTGGGAGGGATAGCGACGAATTACGTGTTGGTAGAAGACAATTACGTGGTGTTCGCTTCTTCTGAAAAAGGAATTCACTCCTTTGCGAGTCATTATATGCATCGTCTGAGTGTGAGGGATCAGGAATGGTACCAGAAAGTAAGAACAAAATTGTCTTCGAAGTTTAATTGGATGTATTTGTCTGAAATGGTTTCCATGTTACCTTATTATGAACAGGTGACTAAAGGAGGGTTACGTGAATTGTTAATGAGAAATGAAGAAGAGATGGAGGTATTTTCTTCTCTCGGGTTACAATGGGGGTGTGAGAGCAATATGCTATATCACACGTTATTTTTAAGTACGGAAGAGGTGGAGCAGAAACAAGCTCAGATCATGTGGCAGACACGGCTGGACGCTAGAATGAGCATGAAACCGGCGATTGTGGTGAATCATAATACGGGAGAACGTGAACTTTTCGTGCAGGATGAGGGTAACACGATTTACTTGATTAATGATGTGGGACGGATCTTGTGGAAATTGCCGATCGAAGGGAAGATCAATAGCGAGGTTTATCAAGTGGATATCTTTAAGAACGGTAAATTGCAATATTTATTTTCTACACCTAGTCATCTTTATTTGATTGACCGGAATGGTAATTATTTACCTCGGTTCCCGCTGGCATTTAACTCTCCCTGCGAACGGGGAATATCGGTGGCTGATTACGAGAATAATAAAAATTATCGGGTGTTTGCTCCTGGAGCTGATCATCGCGTGTATTTGTATGAGGTGTCCGGTAATTTTGTGAAAGGCTGGGATGTGCCAAAAAGTGATAATGATATTGTTTCTAAAATTTATCATTTTCGGGTGGAAGGAAAAGATTATCTCGTGTATGCAGACCGGTATCGTTTGTATATCTTGGATCGTAAGGGAAAGGAACGGGTGAAAGTGTCTACTTTATTGAATTTATCTGCTAACACGTCTTTGTATCTGACGAAGCAGAATGGTCAGATGAAGATTGTTTTTACTGATGCCAACGGAGAAATTATATTGGTAAATTTTCGAGGTCAAGTAGAGCAAATCAAGGGAGAAGAGATGATTGGCGGGGGTATGTTCAACGTGGAGGATGTTAATAATGATGGACAAAGTGAGTTTATTTACGCGTTGAAAAACAGGGTTTTGGTGATGGATAACAAGGGAAAGTTGTTGTTTGAAAAGCATTGGGAGGGTTCGGAATTGGATTTTCCGTATGTCTATCGTTTCTCGACCCGGGATTCAAGAATCGGGATGATGGATGGCAAAGGTGGACGTCTTTTTTTATTGGATATGAAAGATGTTTCCAAAGGTTTTCCAATACGGGGTAATTCACCGTTTTCAATTGCTTTCGGTGGTAAAGGAAGTGCCGGTTTTTACTTGTTTGCAGGGAGTGACGGAACGCATTTACTTAAATATAGGGTGTTGAGGTGA
- a CDS encoding aminotransferase class I/II-fold pyridoxal phosphate-dependent enzyme, whose protein sequence is MDIFERVRQQKGNIGQYAKQAHGYFSFPKLEGEIGPRMKFRGKEVLNWSLNNYIGLANDPEVRKADAEAAAKYGMAYPMGARMMSGQTSRHEYLESQLAEFVGKPDAFLLNFGYQGMVSIIDAMTSRHDCIVYDAEDHACIMDGLRLSPAKRYVYQHNDMESLRKQLERATKWVENTGGGILVVTEGLFGMAGDLGKLDEIVAMKKDFNFRLLVDDAHGFGTMGPHGAGTGDHFGVMDGIDLYFATFAKAMAGIGAFIACDEDICMYLRYNMRSQTFAKSLPMPMVEGAIKRLELLRTRPELRERLWTIVRALQAGLKADGLNIGRTNSPVTPVYLSGSVAEGTQVAMDLRENYNLFCSIVVYPVIPKGQLLLRLIPTAMHTLEDVEYTVKAFKNVAKKLANGEYNKDVVVDANAL, encoded by the coding sequence GTGGACATTTTTGAAAGAGTAAGACAACAAAAGGGAAACATTGGTCAATACGCTAAACAGGCTCATGGCTATTTCTCTTTCCCGAAATTAGAGGGCGAAATTGGTCCCCGCATGAAATTCCGTGGTAAGGAAGTTTTAAACTGGAGTTTAAATAATTATATCGGTCTTGCAAACGATCCGGAAGTACGTAAAGCCGACGCCGAGGCTGCTGCAAAATACGGTATGGCTTACCCGATGGGGGCTCGTATGATGAGCGGACAAACTTCTCGTCACGAGTACTTGGAATCTCAATTGGCAGAATTCGTAGGTAAACCGGATGCGTTCTTATTAAATTTCGGTTACCAGGGAATGGTTTCCATCATCGATGCCATGACCAGTCGTCATGATTGTATCGTGTATGATGCCGAAGACCATGCTTGTATCATGGACGGTCTTCGTCTATCTCCGGCAAAAAGATATGTGTACCAGCACAACGACATGGAAAGTTTACGCAAGCAACTAGAAAGAGCAACCAAATGGGTAGAAAACACCGGTGGTGGTATTCTAGTTGTTACGGAAGGTTTGTTTGGAATGGCTGGAGACCTTGGGAAATTGGACGAAATTGTTGCGATGAAAAAGGACTTTAACTTCCGCTTGCTCGTGGATGATGCACACGGATTCGGAACCATGGGACCTCATGGAGCCGGAACAGGTGATCATTTCGGAGTAATGGACGGTATTGACCTTTACTTCGCCACTTTCGCAAAAGCAATGGCCGGAATCGGAGCATTTATCGCTTGTGATGAAGATATCTGCATGTATTTGAGATACAATATGCGTTCTCAGACTTTTGCGAAATCACTCCCGATGCCTATGGTTGAAGGTGCGATCAAACGTTTGGAATTATTGAGAACCAGACCTGAATTACGCGAGAGATTATGGACTATCGTTCGTGCTTTACAAGCCGGGTTAAAAGCTGACGGTCTGAATATTGGAAGAACCAATTCTCCCGTAACTCCCGTTTACCTATCTGGTAGCGTGGCTGAAGGGACCCAAGTAGCCATGGACTTAAGAGAGAACTATAACTTGTTCTGTTCTATCGTGGTTTATCCGGTTATTCCGAAAGGTCAGTTATTACTCCGCTTGATCCCGACTGCTATGCATACTTTAGAAGACGTGGAATACACAGTAAAAGCATTTAAAAATGTTGCTAAAAAATTAGCCAACGGAGAATACAATAAAGACGTGGTTGTTGATGCCAACGCTCTTTAA
- the hydE gene encoding [FeFe] hydrogenase H-cluster radical SAM maturase HydE gives MKKIYTLPEVENMLTCRGEEENRLYLEAKNTKNATVGENVYLRGLIEISNICTKDCYYCGIRKSNTETARYTLSDKEIIEAADFAYKHHFGSIVLQGGERSDKEFVDRITRLLQEIKKNSNNELGITLSLGEQTEDTYKRWKDAGAHRYLLRIESSNPELYAKIHPNNPHHSHSTRLKCLESLQHCGYQTGTGVMIGLPFQTITDLANDLLFLQSMDIDMVGMGPYLEHHATPLYEYRHLLLPLQERLHLSIHMVAALRLLMPDINIAATTALQAIDPTGREKALEIGANVVMPNITPTTNRTLYKLYENKPGTHEGAAESMRKLEESILKSGCKVAYGTWGDSQHFQSRIENHIQDSEPGN, from the coding sequence ATGAAAAAAATATATACACTGCCGGAAGTGGAAAATATGCTGACTTGTCGGGGAGAAGAAGAAAATCGGCTTTACTTGGAAGCAAAAAATACAAAGAACGCAACCGTTGGTGAAAATGTCTACCTCAGGGGATTAATTGAAATTTCCAACATTTGTACCAAAGACTGTTATTACTGTGGTATCCGAAAATCTAACACAGAAACAGCCCGATATACGCTTTCAGACAAAGAAATCATTGAAGCAGCGGACTTTGCCTACAAGCATCATTTCGGTTCCATCGTATTGCAGGGAGGAGAACGTTCCGATAAAGAATTCGTGGATCGTATCACCCGTTTGTTGCAAGAAATCAAAAAGAACAGTAACAACGAGTTAGGTATCACACTCTCACTGGGAGAACAAACGGAAGACACTTATAAACGTTGGAAAGATGCTGGAGCACATCGCTATTTGTTACGTATCGAATCCTCCAATCCCGAATTATACGCCAAGATTCACCCGAACAACCCGCATCATTCCCATTCAACACGTTTGAAATGCCTGGAAAGCCTGCAACACTGCGGGTATCAAACGGGTACTGGCGTGATGATCGGACTACCGTTTCAAACCATTACTGATCTGGCAAATGATTTGCTGTTCCTGCAATCCATGGACATTGACATGGTAGGCATGGGGCCTTACCTGGAACACCATGCCACCCCCCTCTACGAGTACCGCCATTTACTCCTTCCCCTCCAGGAAAGATTGCACTTGTCCATCCATATGGTGGCTGCACTTCGACTTCTCATGCCGGACATTAACATCGCCGCCACCACAGCCCTTCAAGCCATTGACCCCACCGGAAGAGAAAAAGCACTGGAAATCGGGGCAAACGTAGTGATGCCAAACATTACTCCCACAACGAACCGTACCCTTTACAAACTCTACGAGAACAAACCGGGCACCCATGAAGGAGCCGCAGAATCTATGCGAAAACTGGAAGAAAGCATTTTAAAAAGCGGTTGTAAAGTAGCCTACGGGACTTGGGGAGACTCACAACATTTTCAATCAAGAATTGAAAATCACATCCAAGACTCCGAACCGGGTAATTAA
- a CDS encoding alpha/beta hydrolase — protein MMKIRLLVLYVLVSAGVFAQNTGKLKKYLKENTLGNVADQRFADKKLTAKGAIEAEQVLLEAWEKEVKKKYHRFWMLKNFSREGLQMKFDYRVFGERPEDGRSLFISMHGGGNAPEALNTQQWRNQIRLYEPREGVYVAPRAPWDDWNMWFKPGLDEFFEALIQTAVVEMGVNPDKVYLLGYSAGGDGVWRMAPRMADRWAAASMMAGHPGEASQVNLRHVPFMIWMGEYDGAYDRNKLAVEKGLVMDSLQRVEPAGYIHESHIVKGKGHWMDRADTVAIAWMTKYKRNALPKEIVWRQEEVVRPFMYWLGVDLETARPGMTVVAELSGNEIEIETCDYSKLRIYLNDRMVDMDKPVKVTYKGKVLFEGKVARTAKCIAQTLCERGDRELVFSGYVEVGI, from the coding sequence ATGATGAAAATTAGATTGTTAGTACTTTATGTACTTGTAAGTGCGGGGGTATTTGCACAGAATACGGGAAAGTTGAAAAAATACTTGAAGGAGAATACATTGGGAAATGTGGCAGATCAAAGGTTTGCCGACAAAAAACTGACAGCGAAGGGTGCGATTGAGGCGGAACAGGTTTTGCTTGAAGCGTGGGAGAAGGAGGTGAAGAAAAAATATCATCGTTTTTGGATGTTGAAAAATTTTTCCAGAGAGGGGTTGCAGATGAAGTTCGATTATCGGGTGTTCGGCGAACGTCCGGAAGATGGAAGGAGTTTGTTTATTTCTATGCATGGAGGGGGGAATGCACCGGAAGCATTGAACACGCAGCAATGGAGGAATCAGATTCGTTTGTATGAACCTCGGGAGGGAGTTTACGTGGCTCCAAGGGCTCCTTGGGATGATTGGAATATGTGGTTTAAACCGGGATTGGACGAGTTTTTTGAAGCTTTGATTCAGACTGCCGTTGTGGAGATGGGAGTTAATCCTGATAAGGTATATTTGCTGGGGTATTCTGCTGGAGGCGATGGTGTCTGGAGGATGGCTCCCCGTATGGCTGATCGTTGGGCTGCTGCTTCTATGATGGCCGGACATCCGGGAGAAGCGTCGCAAGTGAATTTGCGGCATGTGCCTTTCATGATTTGGATGGGGGAGTATGATGGAGCTTATGACCGGAATAAGTTGGCCGTGGAGAAAGGACTAGTGATGGATTCTTTGCAACGAGTAGAACCGGCAGGTTATATACATGAATCACATATTGTGAAGGGGAAAGGGCATTGGATGGATCGGGCGGATACGGTGGCAATCGCATGGATGACAAAATATAAGCGAAATGCTTTGCCGAAAGAGATTGTTTGGCGTCAAGAAGAAGTCGTACGTCCTTTCATGTATTGGTTGGGAGTAGACCTAGAAACAGCTCGTCCGGGAATGACAGTGGTAGCTGAGCTTTCCGGTAATGAGATTGAAATAGAAACCTGTGATTATTCGAAGTTGAGAATTTATTTAAATGATCGTATGGTGGATATGGATAAACCTGTCAAGGTGACTTATAAAGGGAAGGTTTTATTCGAGGGAAAGGTGGCGAGAACGGCAAAATGTATAGCACAAACTTTATGTGAACGAGGTGATAGGGAATTGGTGTTTAGTGGGTATGTGGAGGTCGGAATATAA
- the pyrB gene encoding aspartate carbamoyltransferase — translation MNKRSLVSITDYSKEDILEVLKIASEFEKNPNRNLLEGKVVASLFFEPSTRTRLSFETAISRMGGRIVGFSDASSSSTTKGESLKDTTKMVDNYCDLIVMRHPLEGAARFASEVADVPVINAGDGANQHPTQTMLDLYSIYKTQGTLENLNIFMVGDLKYGRTVHSLLQAMSHFNPTFHFISPKELEMPKAYKLFLDDLHIPYYEHTELDDVINDADILYMTRVQRERFADPLEYEKVKNVYILKNSMLAGTKDNMRILHPLPRVNEISEDVDTNKKAYYFQQALNGVYTRQAIIFKALDLKW, via the coding sequence ATGAATAAACGTAGCTTAGTATCCATTACCGACTACTCGAAAGAGGACATTTTGGAAGTATTGAAAATAGCTTCTGAATTTGAGAAAAACCCAAATCGCAATTTATTGGAGGGTAAAGTGGTTGCTTCCCTGTTTTTCGAGCCATCTACTCGTACACGGTTGAGTTTCGAAACAGCTATCAGTAGAATGGGAGGTCGTATTGTCGGATTTTCCGATGCTTCATCTTCTAGTACGACAAAGGGGGAATCGTTGAAAGATACGACCAAGATGGTGGATAACTACTGCGATTTGATTGTGATGCGTCACCCTTTGGAGGGGGCAGCTCGTTTTGCCAGTGAAGTTGCTGATGTGCCGGTAATTAATGCGGGAGATGGAGCTAACCAACACCCGACTCAAACCATGTTGGATTTGTATTCTATCTATAAAACGCAGGGGACCCTTGAAAATCTGAATATTTTTATGGTCGGGGACTTGAAATACGGAAGAACAGTTCACTCCTTATTACAAGCCATGAGTCATTTTAACCCGACGTTCCACTTTATTTCCCCGAAAGAATTGGAGATGCCGAAAGCTTACAAGTTGTTCTTGGATGACTTACATATTCCTTACTACGAGCACACGGAGTTGGATGATGTGATCAATGATGCGGACATTCTTTATATGACACGCGTACAACGTGAACGTTTTGCAGATCCATTGGAGTACGAGAAAGTGAAGAATGTTTATATCTTGAAAAACTCCATGCTGGCAGGGACAAAAGATAACATGAGAATCCTCCACCCGCTACCTCGTGTGAATGAGATCAGTGAAGATGTGGACACGAACAAGAAAGCATACTACTTCCAGCAAGCTTTGAACGGGGTGTATACTCGTCAAGCAATTATTTTCAAAGCATTAGATTTAAAATGGTAA
- a CDS encoding DNA-directed RNA polymerase subunit omega: MVDFKKVKAPNNTITRNPASLASKADNIYEAVAVIGKRANQISVEMKEELSRKLQEFASYADNLEEIFENREQIEISKYYERLPKPVLIATQEFEDGDIYFRISSKEKGDANNADEE, encoded by the coding sequence ATGGTAGATTTTAAGAAAGTTAAAGCGCCGAATAATACTATTACCCGGAATCCAGCATCATTGGCTAGTAAAGCGGATAACATCTACGAGGCGGTAGCCGTGATCGGTAAAAGGGCTAATCAGATTTCGGTTGAAATGAAAGAGGAGTTAAGTAGAAAACTTCAAGAGTTTGCTTCTTATGCGGATAATTTGGAAGAGATATTTGAAAATCGGGAACAGATCGAGATTTCCAAGTATTATGAGCGTTTACCGAAACCGGTGTTGATTGCTACCCAAGAATTTGAGGATGGGGATATTTATTTCCGTATTTCCTCGAAAGAGAAAGGTGATGCAAATAATGCAGACGAGGAATAG
- the coaBC gene encoding bifunctional phosphopantothenoylcysteine decarboxylase/phosphopantothenate--cysteine ligase CoaBC, with translation MLKGKHIILGVTGSIAAYKAATLTRLLVKEGASVKVVMTPLAKEFITPLTMATLSKSPIMVDFYNPENGDWNSHVDLGLWADLYLIAPASANTIGKMAGGIADNLLLTTYLSAKCPVMVAPAMDLDMYKHPATQRNLKVLQSFGNIIIEPESGELASGLVGKGRMEEPERIVSFITAYFASQVDFKGKKVVVTAGPTYEKIDPVRFIGNYSSGKMGLAIAEELAGRGAEVVLVCGPVNLKTHHPAIRRVDVESAAQMYEVTSREFANSDVAVLSAAVADFTPKEKADHKIKRGKDDLVLELLPTKDIAAELGKMKNASQLLVGFALETNDEEVNALSKMQRKNLDMIVLNSLNDKGAGFGVDTNKVTIMDKAGNRTVYELKTKLEVAKDIVDQIASRL, from the coding sequence ATGTTAAAAGGAAAACATATTATACTGGGAGTGACAGGTAGTATTGCTGCATATAAGGCTGCTACATTGACTCGTCTGCTTGTGAAAGAAGGGGCAAGCGTGAAAGTGGTGATGACTCCTTTGGCGAAAGAGTTCATAACTCCTTTAACGATGGCAACTCTTTCCAAGAGTCCGATTATGGTTGATTTTTATAATCCGGAAAATGGAGATTGGAACTCGCACGTTGATCTGGGATTGTGGGCTGACTTGTATTTGATAGCCCCGGCTTCGGCAAATACAATCGGGAAGATGGCGGGAGGCATTGCTGATAATCTTTTATTGACAACTTACCTGTCTGCCAAATGTCCGGTAATGGTTGCTCCCGCAATGGATTTGGATATGTATAAACATCCGGCGACACAGCGAAACTTGAAGGTATTGCAATCTTTTGGCAATATTATTATCGAGCCAGAAAGCGGGGAGCTAGCTAGTGGTTTGGTCGGAAAAGGACGGATGGAGGAACCGGAAAGGATTGTTTCTTTTATAACTGCTTATTTTGCTAGTCAAGTTGATTTTAAAGGTAAAAAGGTGGTGGTAACTGCGGGACCTACATACGAGAAAATAGATCCTGTTCGTTTCATCGGGAACTATTCTTCCGGTAAAATGGGATTGGCTATAGCGGAAGAGCTTGCAGGACGAGGGGCAGAGGTGGTACTTGTGTGTGGTCCAGTGAACCTGAAGACGCACCATCCGGCAATTCGTCGGGTAGATGTGGAGTCTGCTGCCCAGATGTATGAAGTGACATCTAGGGAATTTGCCAATAGTGATGTAGCGGTTTTAAGTGCCGCTGTGGCTGATTTCACCCCGAAAGAGAAAGCTGATCATAAGATTAAGCGAGGAAAGGATGATCTGGTGTTGGAATTGTTGCCGACAAAGGATATTGCTGCAGAATTGGGAAAAATGAAGAATGCTTCACAACTATTAGTTGGCTTTGCCTTGGAAACAAATGACGAAGAGGTGAATGCTCTTTCTAAGATGCAACGAAAGAATTTGGACATGATCGTCTTGAATAGCTTGAATGATAAAGGGGCGGGTTTTGGAGTGGATACGAACAAGGTAACAATCATGGATAAAGCGGGGAATAGGACGGTCTATGAGTTAAAAACAAAACTGGAAGTTGCTAAAGATATAGTAGATCAGATAGCTTCCCGTCTGTAG
- a CDS encoding outer membrane protein assembly factor BamD, with the protein MMKNFIGFLLVIILMSSCSEYQKLLKSGDSQAMYKKAVEYYNNGDYTKASNLFDGIRMVFQGTSKAQSVAYYRAFCSYNQKDYEVAAELFKQFVSIYPESSYAEECLYMIGYCNFLASPKARLDQSVTEKAMESFQLYLSRYPNSSRKEQINEYMDEMRDKLSYKDYLSARNYYLREKYKSAVVSLENCLKDYPGSKYREEIMYMLFNSKYEMAVNSIEDKQYERYNAAKEEYYYFLNEYPESRYVKEMARKYEIINEFLKPYDVDEEE; encoded by the coding sequence ATGATGAAGAATTTTATAGGATTTCTGCTTGTAATAATTTTGATGAGTTCATGTAGTGAGTATCAGAAACTTTTGAAAAGTGGTGATTCTCAGGCTATGTATAAAAAAGCGGTAGAGTATTATAATAATGGTGATTACACGAAAGCTTCCAATTTGTTTGATGGGATTCGGATGGTTTTTCAAGGAACATCCAAGGCACAGAGTGTAGCTTATTATCGAGCATTCTGTAGTTATAACCAGAAAGATTACGAAGTTGCGGCAGAATTGTTCAAACAATTTGTTTCGATTTATCCGGAAAGTTCTTACGCGGAAGAATGTCTGTACATGATCGGCTATTGTAATTTTCTGGCTTCTCCGAAAGCACGATTGGACCAATCTGTAACCGAGAAGGCGATGGAAAGTTTTCAACTTTATCTAAGTCGTTACCCGAATTCTTCTCGTAAAGAGCAAATTAATGAATACATGGACGAGATGCGGGATAAGTTGTCTTACAAGGATTACTTGAGTGCGAGAAATTATTATTTAAGAGAAAAATATAAATCAGCTGTAGTTAGTCTTGAGAATTGTTTGAAGGACTACCCGGGGTCAAAATATCGGGAAGAGATCATGTATATGCTATTCAATTCCAAGTATGAGATGGCTGTAAATAGTATTGAAGATAAACAATACGAGCGTTATAATGCTGCTAAAGAGGAGTACTATTACTTCCTCAATGAGTATCCGGAAAGTCGTTATGTCAAGGAAATGGCTCGAAAATATGAAATCATCAACGAGTTCTTGAAACCGTATGATGTTGATGAAGAAGAATAA